From the Trypanosoma brucei brucei TREU927 chromosome 6, complete sequence genome, the window tattctttttgttttctccccatCCTCTCTTTCTATCTTTTACCAAATTGAACCATCACATGCcccatttatatttttcactttctttcaCTTCTTATTTACTCACTACCGTTACGTAATGGAAAAGTCTCTGCCGATGGATTTGCACCAAAAGTGATTAAAttcaaagaggaagagagaaaaataagaataaaaagtgaaataaaatgaaagaggCTTATAAAactaaataaatacatatttattcatatataagtaaaaatataaataaataaataaatgatattctttctatttttcaAGTTTAAATAGAAccctctcccttcttctCCCCATCTCATGTCTTCTCTTCGCTGCATCTCATCCCGcacttcacacacacaacatatacaaacacacatataaatacatgAAAATAccaatatataaatatataaatatatagatatatatagatatatatagatatatttatatatacacgaaTTTATATAAACCCCAACCCATTCTCCAActttctcccctcttttaACTACTGCCACCACTGTTCTCATATGCctctatattttattttattttattttttagttgctgttttcgcttcttgtgaagaaaagaaaacacatgaaacataaataaataaaaataaaataaaaaagaagtttgtTGCCGCTTgatctctttctctctctctctcccctccccttccgcTCCACCGCGCGTTTACGCGTGAGCAAAACATGTGCACTTGTCCATTTGCCTCTACGCATTgctaaacaaaacaaagcatttAAAttgcaaaataaaacacaaaaaacaaaacacacacacacacacacacaaacacaaacacacaaacaaacaaacaaacaaacaaacaaacagacgcACAATTGTACCTACAAATCATCAACACCAACAGAAATAGTAACAACACTGAcaccgacaacaacaacaacaacaacaacaacaacagggatGATCATAACGGTAAAGAAACATAAaccagaaagaaaacaaaacaaaaaggaagaaggggacaaacaacaaatgtgTGAGCCTTGAACATGTTACTCTCTTCCTTATTCACGGGTGGTACAATgtcttgtttctctttttttttcttttttatttgcgattttttttttaaaaataaatttcattttatttacgTGCGATGCTGAGGTTGCCGCTTGCTGCCATCTGCTTAAGTTGCGgtttaattatttttccaTACTCTCAGTATccctcaaacacacacaatcaCACAAATACAGATGATTgtcctttttcctcttttaatTTCCCAAATAAATTACTCTATACAAtacataaatacaaataaaaataatatgaaTGTTTGAacttttctttaattttgtcttttgtaataaaaatatatatattttttcaccccctccccctctgcTTTATTTCTTGTCCACTTGATCTCTGTTTATGCATTACTGTTATCaatattatttattcatttacttatttatttttcttgcttgTAAGTAGTATTTGACATTGCTATCACTTACTTACTACATCTATTTGCTCTTTTACTCTTTTACCTttcactctttcttttctttcttttcttttcttttctttgctttgcttataatttatttgttttgttttagtgccctcctctctctctctctctctcctttttttaatttttttctctttttttttcggtcattaacttcttccttttcttttgccttagcatttttttccctcccgcTTTATTATTAGATATATTACATTTATCTCTTGACTTTCATCCATTTGCTCACTTCACCcacttgtttattttctctccctttcttttgttggttttgttGGTTCCCATTTTATTCGAATCCACACtccattccattccattccatttctctttcctttccctcctttttttttctcctttttattattattattttaaaattattcttcctttccatcTCATACAAAATACGTCACTTTTCCTCCCCgtcccaacaacaacaaaaaaagaaaaaaaaaagcacacctccgatgaatatatatatatatatatatttatttatttttatttatttatttatttatttttatttatttataaatatatatatgaaataaaacaaatcaaacaaaaaaagaatgaaccATGAGaaacatgaaaaataaaaaatcaaaagaaaagatatcATACGCTCCTCTTACTTTCCTccaaatattttttcctctcccgtTGAATAGTGATGTTTTATACTTTTCTTAAAGATAAAAGCGTtaattcccttttccttttttccttttttctttcgttttttttttaaatctcaTGTCTTCTCGCctccattcctttttttcattttgtttgtttcaattttattCTTTCCTCATCTTGTCATTTATATTTCATATttctctctcctcttttttttttgtttttaccccCACACGAATATTCACCACCGACACTTTTatgagggagggaaaaaaaaaaagaaaactcaacttacaatgaaagaaaattcCTCACattggtttttctttttttttttattttttttttggtacatgagaaatataaaagaaaacgatCAGCATCGCCGCCGTGACTcatgttaaaaaaaaaggaagtaaaaaaaaaaaaggaagtgaaaaaaaaaaaggagaaaaaaaatgaaaaaatgagTTCGGCGGAACGAGGACCAATCAGCGAGGAACACATATTCATTATTATGGAATAATTTAGTTTGgtacacacacgaaaagtaaataataaacaaataacacaagaagaaagaaaaaaaagaaaaatgagaacAATATTTAAGAAATGGGTATGGATAATTATGGTCACAAAGAAAGCATAAAATATTGAaatggtattttttttttcaaaaaaaaaaaagcaagaaaaaaattctaAGGAGAAGCCACTgctacaagcaaaaaaaacaaaagtagcaATTacgggaaacaaacaaacaaacaaacgaaagtAACAAGGAGcataaaagaagagatgaTACAAACTCATCTCCACTCCACCCCcacagaaggaagaagaagggaaaatggaagaaggggaaaatggaaatggaaaatggAACAAgcggaaaaataacaacaacaacaacaacaacaacaacgcaaagacACAAATAAGCAAGCAcacgaaagaaacaaaaaggaaggtaTTAAATGGGACATGGCAGACGTATGgggagagagggaaagaaagaaagaaaggtaaagagacaaaggaggagaatacagcgcaactattttatttgttgcttTGCTCTGCTAGCGACCTGAAAAAGGCGGCTTCATTGCCCGGGGCCGGACCCCAACCGAAAAAATTCTTTTCCGCTTCAATATCCGTCTCATCACTCATCTCAAAGGCAGTTTGCTCCAATGGTGACTTTGTCGAAAGAGTTTTATTCTCGTGAGCCGTCAACAGTGCGTAACGGGCGGCGAGAGCATCTGCGTGAGTTACTTGTGCCATTTGTGCCATTGCCACATAAGCTGTGCGAGAAAGATCATGCATGCGAGGATATGGGGCACCAGGAAGGAATGAATGCGCTCCATAAAGGCGGGCGGCGGAAGCGCCATCCGACAACCGTGCGATGAGGCACGAAACGTTATCTTTGCTTCCACGTCGTATGGCCTCATCACATACACGAGCTGCCGCGACGGCAAGGTCAGGGGATTTGGAAGCTTGTTCAttaacaaaagcagcaacctcTTCATTTGAGAAATTCCCCTCAAATACACCGTCACAGGCGAGTATGATAATATCACCTTGCCGGCAGGCGTGGGTTGTAACGTCaggaacagcaacaactttaTGTGACTTGTAGTCATCCAGCGCATCTCGGCGCTTGAAGGATGCATCACCGAAGGAGCGAGACACTGCGAGATCGCCATCAACACGTCCACTCACTACACAACCTCCACATGCCTCAATGCGCTGACGCTCTTCACCTGCTGTTGGTTTATGATCTTCCGTGACGAATACGAGGCGACCTCCACGCGCAATAATGGTGCGGGAATCACCTACGTTGCAAATGGTCACATTGTAATCACGTGTAACAATGCAAAAGGTCCCTGTGCTCCCACTAGCATCACTCTGATTCAGAATGAAGTCGCGATCAAGAGAAACACACACCTTTTCCAACTCCTCCTGCGTGTGTTTACCATTTAATGCCTTCACCTTTTGGGGAAGGTGGTCGGCAATATATTTACTGCAGCCACTACCATTGTGACCATCAAATATTCCAAGAAGACTCATTTCGCTCTCTACCAACATTACATGGGCGTCTTCCATGCTCACACGATAGCCGTTGACGCAAGCGGATGCAACTCCAATGTTGTAGTTTCCCGCCCTATCAACGACTTTACTTAAGACCGGTTTCGGTAACATAACCCCCATCTTTGACTGCGCAAAGAAGTACAACGACCGAAATCGAAACAGACAAAGCAAAGGAGCACAAATTCCTATTAGAACGAACACCGTGGTGGCGTTGATGGGAGCTTCATTgattacaagaaaaaaaaaagaaagaaagaacgaaagaaaatggaggaaaagaagagagaaaaaaaagaagaaagaggtgATACGCAGCAAatgcaacaaacaaacaaacaaacaaacaactagCATATGTGAAAACGCACACTGAAGCGCGAGAACCACAGCGTTCTCCTCGTTTTCCAACCAGCACCCCTTCAACTGTGCCATGCAATTAGTTTAAGTACGTGCAGCTATGAATCAACCTCCTTTTGGTAGCCCGCTCAATCCAACACGAAGTCATATACCAACGGCAACAGTAAAGTGTacagaaaacacaaaccTCACAACCAAACGgggtaaatatataaatatatataaaggtATTTTCTAACAACAGCGGTATATCAAACTCCCTCACACACATACGTGCAAGCATGCgtcatacttttttttttttaaagaccCTTTCCCCATCTCTTCCGCACACTATTCTCATCGTATTTGCTTTcatattttccttcattaCATGCGCTTTCCACTCAAGCACACATTACCTCAGACACACTTATTACCGCATTGAAGCAAATTTCCCATAAATTCATGTGATGGACTAAAGGGAAGATGAAatctacacacacacacacacacacacatatatatatatttatttatttatttatttatttatattcgCAGACAAGTGAAATCATGcataaatacaaaatatatatatacacaaagAAAGCgcgaaaaacaacaacaacaacaacacaaatgaCAGGAAGTGCACCCCTTTAAGCAGACACGCTCATAGACAGGCAGATACGCACGTGCACTTTGGGGGTAGGGTTGGAGTTAGGGAGATGAACGTTAGGATTACGAACAGAGAACCAAAttaagaggaggagaaaaataagaaaaaaaaagaccagaagtaaaaatagaaaagtaaaaatgagTTTATTTCAAACCCTCCTTTCAAAACCCCGCACTCTGCCGTGTGCACATACCCGAATGTGGCTACGTTGCGGCGACTAGATTTAGAAATGCATATATCAATATATGCAGTGGGAGACCAAAGGAGTAGGATgaaagggcaaaaaaaaaaaagacaataaataaagaaaaagaaaccggTAActgacacaaaaacaaaagaacaagaGCACATATTCACTCTCAAACTATCTTCTGCCTCACCGGTTTAAGATAATAACACTGATATTTATCCTTCAATCTCTCCTCACTTGCTTGCATTGCACACATTCACATGTGGTTTAAACCTAATACTCCACATATGGAGTCTTGAACATGTGTACATGTGCGGTCAAGCGGTGGGAAACTGTGAGGAGCAATCACCAACGAGCGTTagatacctttttttcttctattttttttttaaatgcttTTCTGCGTACCCTTTCAAAGGTATGAGTTCactcatataaatataaatatatatacaggtatatatgcatgtatacGTGCTCTTTTTGTTCGCTGACTTGCATCGAAGTTGTCGCTATAGCGCCAAGCATGAGGATGACGAAACTATCGAACCGCTATTCAAACATATGGCGGGTCAAACGGTGCAAAACAACGACTACGACAAACACCATTTATGAGAGGAGCTTTCACCTCAAATCACTCGGTCCGATTGGGaacggaggaaaaaaaaaagtgaaacaagGCGTTGAGGCACGAAACCACCTACACGTGCAGATATACGCGGACAACCTTTTCTCCCCCAAGAAGATACGGAACTAGCGGGGGGGGGCGAAGAGGTAAATAAGCACGGCGGTTTCTTGCATTCAGTTAGCGAAGCACAAGAGCAAAAtaatgggggagggggaaaggaggacACCAAAGTCCAAACATACGCTACTTCAAACTTATTTATCAATCTTTTCTCTCTAACAGCAAATCATTTGGATCATAAAACCATGGTTTTGTAACCCTGACAGGTGCTAGGGATGCAGATAGCGGACGGCTGGGAGCTTCATCTATTggttcctcctcatcccctGATCCCTCGAGACCGTGCACCTCATCGCTGGTTGAAGAATTTCCCCCATCATCAACACTGACATCACCACTACCGCCAacaccactattattatcattatcatcaccGTCTCTCTCAGGTGATGACGAAACATCGCCTGAATCCACTCGTGGAATATATTCCCTGGGCACACGATTCGTTGCATCTTGCATTAAGTGTGCTACCGGGCGTCCATTTTCCCGCTTGAGAACGAGGTAGAGCGAGAAGAAACCTTTAATAGTGTTTCTCACATCTTCGCCGCGTTCATCATTATGTCCTCCATCCACTAAATGATGTAAACATGGACCCATAAAGTAGTTACTCACATCAATTGAATTCCGTGGGAAGACGAAATCATCCTCCCTGCCGTGAAATATGAACGCAGGAACGGTGCACTCCGAAGCGTACTTTAACGTATCCAAATCATCAATATTAAAAGCCGCACGCGCGGCGATGCGTTTGCGCATGCGATTCACAATTTTGTTTATGAGTGAACTAGGAAATCGCTTGGAGCCGTGCTGCTTCACCAAATCA encodes:
- a CDS encoding protein phosphatase 2C, putative (similar to SP:P36982: Protein phosphatase 2C (EC 3.1.3.16) (PP2C). {Leishmania donovani chagasi}), yielding MGVMLPKPVLSKVVDRAGNYNIGVASACVNGYRVSMEDAHVMLVESEMSLLGIFDGHNGSGCSKYIADHLPQKVKALNGKHTQEELEKVCVSLDRDFILNQSDASGSTGTFCIVTRDYNVTICNVGDSRTIIARGGRLVFVTEDHKPTAGEERQRIEACGGCVVSGRVDGDLAVSRSFGDASFKRRDALDDYKSHKVVAVPDVTTHACRQGDIIILACDGVFEGNFSNEEVAAFVNEQASKSPDLAVAAARVCDEAIRRGSKDNVSCLIARLSDGASAARLYGAHSFLPGAPYPRMHDLSRTAYVAMAQMAQVTHADALAARYALLTAHENKTLSTKSPLEQTAFEMSDETDIEAEKNFFGWGPAPGNEAAFFRSLAEQSNK